One window of Rhinolophus ferrumequinum isolate MPI-CBG mRhiFer1 chromosome 26, mRhiFer1_v1.p, whole genome shotgun sequence genomic DNA carries:
- the CNPY1 gene encoding protein canopy homolog 1 isoform X1: MQTSYFDQRRVERERAGGGRAVARPGALGGSPPPSGRSRGDAASCTLTCLDGPQVFVSVTKGEGCSLTPARGAEMVTKGSSESSLDSAGRRARGDGHQLFQGTAEPRRRQGHCISLAQSEAFLTELLDNVCERMNDYKLEEDPVTKEKTFRRFAPRKGDKIYKEFKKFFFHSDAYRPLKFACETILEEYEDEILSLITQEAHDLADKLCNENSDLCDMSNHTEL, encoded by the exons ATGCAAACTTCCTACTTTGATCAGCGGAGGGTGGAGAGGGAAAGAGCCGGCGGAGGCCGGGCCGTGGCGCGTCCGGGCGCCCTTGGCGGGTCCCCGCCCCCTTCCGGAAGGAGCCGCGGGGACGCAGCCTCCTGCACCTTGACCTGTCTAGACGGCCCCCAAGTTTTTGTCTCCGTTACCAAGGGCGAGGGGTGCTCTTTGACCCCCGCGCGCGGGGCGGAGATGGTGACCAAAGGGTCCTCTGAATCCTCGCTGGATTCCGCAGGGAGAAGGGCGCGCGGCGACGGGCACCAGCTGTTCCAAGGGACAGCGGAGCCGCGCCGGCGACAGGGGCATTGC ATTTCCTTAGCCCAGTCTGAGGCGTTCCTAACAGAGCTCCTGGATAACGTGTGTGAGCGAATGAATGACTACAAGCTTGAAGAGGACCCGGTGACCAAGGAAAAGACCTTCAGGAGATTCGCTCCAAGGAAAGgagacaaaatatacaaagaatttaaaaaattcttttttcattcgGATGCGTACAGACCCTTGAAATTCGCG TGTGAAACCATACTAGAGGAGTACGAAGATGAAATACTCTCACTTATCACCCAGGAGGCACACGACCTGGCTGACAAGCTGTGCAATGAAAACTCAG ATCTGTGTGACATGTCTAATCACACTGAACTCTAG